Proteins encoded by one window of Pseudobacteroides sp.:
- a CDS encoding ABC transporter permease: MGGIINLTAIQVGLAYIFVLIVLIILRVRGIKKEKEIFISSVRMSLQLILTGYILVYIFDNPNPFVTSAIIVIMEAFAVFTVLKKYKGKLSKPLMKVIALSLSVGTLSCLLYFLLVVVRISPWYNPQYFIPIAGMIIGNSMTGVSLAVKSLTEGMTIQRDLVEEALILGATPKAATKAIIDNTFDSAIMPTINQMVGMGIIFLPGMMTGQILSGTSPTTAIAYQIAIMLGILGSVALSVIVMLQLGYRTFFNEQGQF, translated from the coding sequence ATGGGCGGAATAATTAATCTCACTGCCATCCAGGTTGGTTTGGCATATATATTTGTTTTGATAGTTCTTATCATATTAAGGGTAAGGGGCATTAAAAAAGAAAAAGAGATTTTCATATCATCTGTGAGAATGAGTCTTCAGCTAATCCTTACAGGATATATACTGGTATATATTTTTGATAATCCCAATCCCTTCGTAACGTCAGCAATAATTGTGATTATGGAGGCATTTGCGGTATTTACAGTGTTAAAAAAGTATAAGGGAAAGCTCTCAAAACCCTTAATGAAGGTAATTGCCCTTTCGCTTTCAGTAGGCACTCTTTCATGTCTCTTATACTTTTTACTTGTTGTCGTCCGTATTTCACCATGGTATAATCCTCAGTATTTTATACCCATTGCAGGAATGATCATCGGTAACTCTATGACAGGAGTGTCTTTAGCTGTAAAATCTCTTACAGAGGGTATGACAATACAAAGGGATTTGGTAGAGGAGGCTTTGATCCTGGGTGCAACACCCAAGGCTGCAACAAAAGCCATAATTGACAATACCTTTGATTCTGCTATAATGCCGACCATTAACCAAATGGTCGGGATGGGGATAATATTTCTGCCGGGGATGATGACAGGGCAGATACTTTCAGGTACTTCCCCTACTACAGCCATAGCCTACCAGATCGCTATCATGCTTGGAATCCTGGGGAGCGTGGCACTTTCGGTAATTGTAATGCTGCAACTTGGTTACCGTACTTTCTTTAATGAACAGGGCCAATTTTGA
- a CDS encoding metal ABC transporter substrate-binding protein, with the protein MNRYYTKLFMLIVGVALLFTSCGKSPETASISNEKQFTIVTSFYPIYVSALNVAKDIPGVRVVNMTEPQTGCLHDYQLSPSDLKTLESADVFVINGAGMEAFMDKVLGQMPKLKVIEASKGIDIIKNSSDGEENPHVWVSISDAINQVRNIGQQLSSVNPENSEKYNKNSEDYVNRLESLRDKMHKELDSIKNKDIVTFHESFPYFAKEFNLNIVTVIEREPGSEPSAGEIADTIEKIKRTGVKALFAEPQYSPKAAESIANQTGAKVHTLDPIVTGSNDGDIDGYIKKMEQNLKSLVEALKI; encoded by the coding sequence ATGAATAGGTACTATACAAAGTTATTTATGTTGATTGTAGGTGTTGCTTTATTGTTTACTTCTTGCGGTAAGTCTCCGGAAACTGCCAGCATCAGCAATGAAAAACAGTTTACAATAGTTACATCATTTTATCCCATATATGTGTCCGCATTAAATGTAGCAAAAGATATTCCTGGTGTCAGGGTAGTCAATATGACAGAACCGCAAACAGGCTGTCTCCATGATTATCAGTTGTCTCCTTCAGACCTGAAAACCCTGGAAAGTGCTGATGTTTTTGTAATAAATGGTGCAGGTATGGAAGCATTTATGGATAAGGTTTTAGGACAAATGCCAAAGCTTAAAGTTATCGAAGCCTCAAAAGGTATAGATATCATCAAAAATTCTTCGGATGGGGAAGAAAATCCTCATGTATGGGTGAGTATATCCGATGCAATAAATCAGGTCAGGAATATCGGTCAGCAGTTGTCTTCAGTTAACCCGGAAAATTCGGAAAAGTATAACAAAAACAGCGAGGATTATGTAAATAGATTGGAATCGTTGAGAGACAAAATGCACAAGGAACTTGACAGCATTAAAAACAAGGATATTGTGACCTTCCATGAATCTTTTCCGTATTTTGCGAAAGAGTTTAATCTAAATATTGTTACTGTAATTGAACGTGAGCCTGGCTCTGAGCCAAGTGCAGGTGAAATAGCGGATACTATTGAAAAAATAAAAAGGACTGGGGTTAAGGCTTTGTTTGCTGAGCCTCAATATTCACCCAAGGCAGCAGAATCTATAGCGAATCAAACAGGTGCTAAGGTTCATACCCTTGATCCGATAGTAACAGGTTCAAATGATGGGGATATTGACGGATATATTAAAAAGATGGAGCAAAATCTCAAATCACTGGTAGAGGCACTCAAAATATGA
- a CDS encoding serine hydrolase — MLKRFSALLLVCFMVLNFSIGADASKHRVKYSENSRFHVSEMDRFKDYAKINKESKAKDNRLKNPHAKENAEIKKNLEEYLNAAAQNRNFHGSVLVEKGGKIILAKGYGMADYENSIPNTPSTRFAIASMTKQFTSMAIMQLYEKRKLKLDDKISKYFPDFPRGDEITIHHLLTHTSGITNYTNLPEYWSVDPENVDVNAVINLFKDKPLEFNPGEAWNYSNSGYLLLGVIVEKITGKSLESYLQKNIFAPLKMKNTGVIYKNDKKMIDTVGYIGYLDIEPIDDTLTAKTVFGAGYLYSTIEDMYIWDRALYTCKLVSKKTMDIIFTPHVDTKLIGNYGYGWVINGEGTDKEIFHDGALLGFSSIISRYVERNTGIIILSNKNHTGSSVFKIKDDINSILLGKEVELPAPKKSITLDSAVIDGLVGNYEAAPGVNFTITREDNRVYAQITGQGKVEIFPQSDTSFFYRIVDAEIIFVKDNNGQVAGLILHQLGVDIPAKKITDESTQAAHQAA, encoded by the coding sequence ATGCTAAAAAGATTTTCGGCATTATTATTGGTTTGTTTTATGGTATTGAATTTTTCAATTGGAGCCGATGCCTCCAAACACAGGGTTAAGTACAGTGAAAACAGCAGGTTTCATGTTTCGGAGATGGACAGGTTTAAAGATTATGCAAAAATAAACAAGGAAAGTAAGGCTAAAGACAATAGGCTCAAGAATCCCCATGCAAAAGAAAATGCAGAAATCAAAAAGAACCTTGAAGAGTATTTAAATGCTGCAGCTCAAAACAGAAACTTTCATGGATCGGTTTTGGTTGAAAAGGGCGGGAAGATAATATTGGCAAAAGGCTATGGAATGGCAGATTATGAGAACAGTATTCCCAACACGCCATCGACACGCTTTGCAATCGCATCAATGACAAAGCAGTTTACATCCATGGCTATTATGCAGTTATACGAAAAGAGAAAACTTAAGCTTGATGATAAGATTTCAAAGTACTTCCCGGACTTTCCGCGAGGCGATGAGATCACCATCCATCACCTGCTTACCCATACATCAGGCATTACCAACTATACAAATTTGCCTGAATATTGGTCTGTTGATCCTGAAAATGTAGATGTCAATGCAGTAATAAATTTGTTTAAGGACAAGCCCCTTGAGTTTAACCCGGGTGAAGCATGGAACTACAGCAATTCGGGGTATTTACTGCTGGGTGTTATTGTAGAGAAAATAACAGGCAAGAGCTTGGAAAGTTATCTGCAAAAGAATATTTTTGCACCTCTTAAAATGAAGAACACAGGTGTGATATATAAGAATGACAAAAAAATGATTGATACTGTGGGATATATTGGGTATCTTGATATTGAGCCTATTGATGATACACTTACGGCAAAAACCGTCTTTGGTGCGGGATACTTATACTCAACCATTGAAGATATGTATATCTGGGATAGGGCATTATATACTTGTAAGCTTGTAAGTAAAAAGACAATGGACATTATATTTACACCTCATGTGGATACAAAGCTGATAGGCAATTATGGATACGGTTGGGTTATAAACGGTGAAGGCACCGATAAGGAAATATTTCATGATGGTGCACTGCTGGGGTTTAGCTCCATTATTTCAAGATATGTTGAAAGGAATACCGGTATTATAATCTTAAGCAATAAAAATCATACCGGATCAAGCGTATTTAAAATCAAGGATGATATAAACTCAATATTGCTTGGAAAAGAAGTTGAGCTCCCGGCTCCCAAGAAATCAATAACGCTGGATTCAGCAGTAATAGATGGGCTTGTAGGCAACTATGAAGCAGCACCGGGCGTGAATTTCACAATAACCAGGGAAGACAACCGTGTCTATGCACAGATAACCGGACAGGGAAAAGTAGAGATATTCCCCCAATCTGATACCAGCTTCTTCTACAGGATTGTTGATGCAGAAATAATTTTTGTAAAGGATAATAATGGTCAGGTAGCAGGATTGATACTCCATCAATTAGGGGTTGATATTCCGGCAAAAAAGATTACTGATGAAAGTACTCAAGCCGCACATCAGGCTGCATAA
- a CDS encoding magnesium transporter CorA family protein yields MIEIFKSVNNEIVHTTTFDEGVWVNLVNPSEEEIEKVRSALNVEVDFLKAALDEEERARIESDNGQTLIIVDIPIVEKEGKMNVYTTIPLAIILIKHFIITVCLKEDTLLKDFMSNKVKTFFTQYKTRFVLQILYKNATRYLQFLKHIDKTSIRIEQDLHKSMKNKELIQMLKLEKSLVYFSTALKSNEIVLEKLMKYEHIKNYPEDTELLEDVIIENKQAIEMANIYSNILTGTMDAFASIISNNLNIVMKFLTSVTIVMAIPTMISSFFGMNVDLPLSGGFSFWIIAAIAFAMCSVTGVILYRKKMF; encoded by the coding sequence ATGATTGAAATCTTCAAATCAGTTAATAACGAGATAGTACACACAACTACATTTGATGAAGGGGTGTGGGTGAATCTGGTCAACCCCAGTGAAGAAGAAATTGAAAAAGTGAGAAGTGCTCTAAATGTTGAGGTAGACTTTTTGAAAGCTGCACTGGATGAAGAGGAAAGGGCCAGAATAGAAAGTGATAACGGACAGACACTTATAATTGTTGACATACCAATTGTTGAGAAAGAGGGGAAAATGAATGTATATACTACCATCCCTCTTGCAATTATCCTTATAAAGCATTTTATTATTACTGTTTGCTTAAAGGAGGATACATTACTAAAGGACTTCATGAGCAACAAGGTAAAGACTTTTTTCACACAGTACAAAACAAGATTTGTTTTGCAGATACTTTATAAAAATGCTACACGGTATTTGCAGTTTCTAAAGCATATTGACAAGACCAGTATAAGAATAGAGCAGGATTTGCACAAATCCATGAAAAACAAAGAGCTTATCCAGATGTTGAAGCTTGAAAAGAGCCTTGTTTACTTTTCCACAGCACTAAAATCAAACGAGATAGTTTTGGAAAAACTCATGAAATACGAACATATTAAGAACTATCCTGAGGATACCGAACTTCTTGAGGATGTAATAATTGAAAACAAACAGGCTATCGAGATGGCCAACATATACAGCAACATACTCACAGGCACAATGGATGCATTTGCATCTATTATTTCAAATAACTTAAATATAGTTATGAAATTCCTTACATCTGTTACCATAGTAATGGCTATTCCTACTATGATATCAAGCTTTTTCGGTATGAATGTTGACCTTCCGTTATCAGGAGGATTTTCGTTCTGGATAATTGCTGCCATAGCATTTGCCATGTGTTCAGTAACGGGAGTTATATTGTACAGGAAAAAGATGTTTTAG
- a CDS encoding ABC transporter ATP-binding protein: MSHHKLEIRDLHFSYPDGHKAADGISISISHGESVGIIGANGAGKSTLLMLLLGIMFPDKGEIIVGDVPVNKKTLPFIRQRIGMVFQDPEDQLFMPTVYDDVAFGPRNYKLDEKTVEERVLNALDLVGITHLKDRAPFKLSGGEKRAAAIASVLSMLPDILVMDEPTSALDHKSRKKIMGILKGFEHTKIITSHDMDMLMEICRRIVVIKDGKVFADGVSMDILTDGVLLSSCGLEVPLSLQNCPKCGMSK; this comes from the coding sequence ATGAGTCATCACAAGCTTGAAATAAGAGATTTACATTTTTCCTATCCTGATGGCCATAAGGCGGCGGATGGGATTTCCATAAGTATCAGTCATGGGGAATCCGTTGGTATAATAGGTGCCAATGGGGCAGGTAAATCTACACTACTGATGCTGCTCTTGGGAATTATGTTTCCCGATAAGGGAGAGATTATTGTGGGAGATGTGCCTGTAAATAAAAAGACATTGCCTTTTATAAGGCAAAGGATCGGCATGGTTTTTCAGGATCCTGAGGATCAGCTGTTTATGCCCACAGTATATGATGATGTGGCATTTGGCCCCAGAAATTATAAGCTTGATGAAAAAACTGTTGAAGAACGAGTGCTTAATGCGTTGGATTTGGTAGGAATAACCCATCTTAAGGACCGTGCACCATTTAAGCTCTCGGGTGGAGAGAAGCGGGCTGCAGCAATTGCATCAGTGCTTTCCATGTTGCCCGATATTCTTGTAATGGATGAGCCTACTTCTGCCCTTGACCATAAATCCAGAAAAAAAATCATGGGAATATTAAAAGGATTTGAACATACGAAGATTATAACCAGCCATGACATGGATATGCTTATGGAGATATGCAGGAGAATTGTTGTAATTAAGGATGGAAAGGTATTTGCTGACGGTGTATCAATGGATATACTGACCGATGGAGTACTTCTTAGCAGTTGTGGCCTGGAGGTACCTCTTTCTCTTCAGAATTGCCCTAAATGTGGTATGAGTAAATAA
- a CDS encoding VWA domain-containing protein: MSDTELIKKITQRIKNAQANKNISNAPKINLLKSREETFKIVLEKKTDNNIISRVGLVIDISGSMRKLYKEGIIQEVVERIFPIAKRFDDDELLDMWIFASSYNRLPQVNENNFDTFIQKEVLDKRPSCSWGGTEYNPVMSDVIEYYKDSATPAFVIFITDGSNSDKTLTKDTLRQASFYPIFWQYIGIGKEKFDFLERLDELNGRFVDNANFFKLNDLQEINDNDLYSRLLTEFPEWLKSAKAKNIVK, translated from the coding sequence ATGTCAGACACCGAACTAATAAAAAAAATAACTCAAAGAATAAAAAATGCACAAGCCAATAAAAATATCTCAAATGCCCCAAAGATAAACCTATTAAAAAGCAGAGAAGAAACATTTAAAATAGTTTTAGAGAAAAAAACCGATAATAACATCATTTCTAGAGTAGGATTAGTTATTGATATATCCGGCTCGATGCGAAAGCTTTATAAAGAAGGAATAATCCAAGAAGTTGTTGAAAGAATATTCCCAATCGCCAAAAGATTTGATGATGATGAGCTACTTGATATGTGGATTTTTGCAAGCTCATATAATCGGCTTCCTCAAGTAAATGAAAACAATTTTGATACATTTATTCAAAAGGAAGTACTAGATAAAAGGCCTTCGTGTTCATGGGGAGGAACTGAATATAATCCTGTAATGTCAGATGTGATTGAATATTATAAAGATTCAGCCACACCAGCATTTGTGATATTTATTACTGATGGTTCAAACTCAGATAAAACATTGACAAAGGATACCTTAAGGCAAGCATCATTTTATCCGATTTTCTGGCAATACATTGGAATAGGCAAAGAAAAGTTTGACTTTCTGGAAAGATTAGATGAGTTGAACGGAAGGTTTGTTGATAATGCAAACTTTTTCAAACTTAACGATTTACAGGAGATAAATGACAATGATTTATACTCCCGATTACTTACAGAATTCCCAGAGTGGCTTAAATCAGCAAAGGCAAAAAATATAGTTAAATAG
- the cbiQ gene encoding cobalt ECF transporter T component CbiQ — protein MSGIINSLYNMRHMDDLARRESPIHSIHPLIKLITTIVFIVVVMSFGRYEIVRLLPFFLYPVIIIAISDVPKAPIFKRILFVEPFIIGIGILNPMFDSQTIHIGGIVLSRGWITFGSIFVKSLLTITAALLLIATTGIDRLAEALRMLRVPRIFVLQLLLTYRYISVLTDEVGRMTRAYTLRAPQQKGIHRKAWASFAGQLLIRTFDRAQRVYHAMCARGFAGEYNTGNAFSVRLRDCIYLVCWTLFFVIVRILDIPVLIGSMITGVVL, from the coding sequence ATGTCAGGCATTATAAATTCATTATATAATATGAGACACATGGATGATCTGGCTCGCAGGGAATCTCCCATACACAGCATCCATCCCCTTATAAAGCTCATAACCACAATTGTCTTTATAGTGGTTGTTATGTCATTTGGAAGGTATGAAATAGTCAGGCTTCTGCCTTTCTTCTTATACCCTGTAATAATTATTGCCATATCGGATGTTCCTAAAGCCCCTATATTTAAAAGAATTCTTTTTGTAGAACCCTTTATTATAGGTATAGGCATATTAAACCCTATGTTTGACAGTCAAACCATTCATATTGGCGGAATTGTCTTGTCCAGGGGATGGATTACATTTGGTTCTATTTTTGTTAAATCACTGTTGACCATTACAGCCGCACTGCTGCTTATAGCAACTACAGGAATAGACAGGCTGGCAGAGGCTCTAAGAATGTTAAGAGTCCCAAGAATATTTGTGCTGCAATTGTTATTGACATATCGGTATATATCTGTTTTGACCGATGAGGTTGGAAGAATGACTAGAGCATATACGCTGCGTGCTCCACAGCAAAAGGGGATTCATAGAAAGGCCTGGGCCTCGTTTGCAGGGCAGCTTCTTATAAGAACCTTTGATAGGGCACAGAGGGTATATCATGCTATGTGTGCAAGAGGGTTTGCAGGCGAGTACAACACCGGAAATGCTTTTAGTGTGAGATTGAGGGATTGTATATATTTGGTTTGTTGGACTTTGTTTTTTGTAATTGTAAGAATTCTTGATATACCTGTACTTATAGGTTCAATGATAACAGGGGTGGTTTTATAG
- a CDS encoding HAMP domain-containing sensor histidine kinase gives MKRNTIKWRIFKYNIIVIIVLIALTTIVFNIVIRLYIETDVKDQLNSIASCAESTTLRRGPDFFPREGDKRPHPRLQGGQNANRPGNIDPSKFYLSLDRSLREQASLLNADYILLDSSNKPITSLDGEYFSVPDNIVKKLIKVVEQLNDKPKQQYMDFYLDGTSYIAVIKPVHNKNNFGLGWIVIYSSMKKVHQLQLVINIILFIILVLSALIISIFSSLVAKKISAPFTSLNKHIGEIAERNFGAKIHMPVDDELQEFVSNINTMSDKLESYDKAQKTFLQNASHEFRTPLMSIQSYAEGIKYDVVEKNNASDIIIDETKRMTHLVEDLLYLSRLDTIEENYRFESLDFNELIYSCIERMNGIAIKSSINIISNISTGNSVINGDFEKLSRAFTNIMGNCIRYAKSTIYVSSKLVGGNTIEIMISDDGPGIDQNELPYIFDRFYKGKKGHFGLGLAISKNVIEKHKGTISAKSSNNGAVFKVVLRVV, from the coding sequence ATGAAGAGAAACACCATAAAATGGAGGATTTTTAAATACAATATTATTGTAATTATAGTACTTATAGCACTTACAACAATAGTATTCAATATAGTAATCCGTTTATATATTGAAACCGATGTCAAAGATCAACTAAATTCCATAGCATCCTGTGCAGAATCCACAACCTTGAGAAGGGGTCCTGACTTTTTTCCGCGTGAAGGTGATAAAAGGCCGCATCCACGGCTTCAAGGTGGTCAAAATGCAAACCGGCCTGGAAACATTGATCCTTCCAAGTTCTATTTGTCCCTAGATCGTTCATTGCGTGAACAGGCGTCCCTTCTGAATGCAGATTATATTTTGCTCGATAGCAGTAACAAGCCAATAACATCACTTGATGGAGAGTACTTTTCAGTGCCTGATAACATTGTGAAAAAATTGATCAAAGTAGTTGAACAATTAAACGATAAACCCAAACAGCAATATATGGATTTTTATCTGGACGGCACCTCCTATATTGCAGTAATAAAACCTGTCCACAACAAAAATAATTTTGGCCTCGGTTGGATAGTCATTTATTCGAGTATGAAGAAGGTCCATCAATTGCAATTGGTAATTAATATAATACTTTTTATAATTCTTGTTTTGTCAGCACTTATAATCAGCATATTTTCATCCCTTGTGGCAAAGAAAATATCAGCTCCGTTTACCTCTTTAAACAAGCATATTGGAGAAATTGCAGAAAGGAATTTCGGAGCAAAAATTCATATGCCTGTGGATGATGAACTACAGGAATTTGTCAGCAACATAAATACCATGTCGGATAAGCTGGAGTCATATGACAAGGCACAAAAGACATTTCTCCAGAATGCTTCTCATGAGTTCAGGACCCCTCTGATGTCTATTCAAAGCTATGCAGAGGGTATCAAATATGATGTGGTGGAAAAGAACAATGCTTCGGATATTATAATTGATGAAACAAAAAGGATGACTCATCTTGTGGAGGATTTACTTTATTTGTCTCGACTGGATACCATCGAGGAAAACTACCGATTTGAAAGTCTGGATTTTAATGAGCTTATCTACAGCTGCATTGAGAGGATGAACGGCATAGCTATTAAGAGCAGCATAAACATTATATCTAATATTTCAACCGGCAATTCAGTAATAAACGGTGACTTTGAAAAGCTCTCCAGAGCATTTACAAATATAATGGGCAACTGTATACGGTATGCAAAGTCCACAATATATGTAAGCTCCAAACTAGTTGGAGGCAATACTATAGAAATCATGATCAGCGATGATGGCCCCGGGATTGACCAGAATGAACTTCCCTATATTTTTGATAGATTTTATAAAGGAAAGAAGGGACATTTTGGCTTGGGGTTGGCTATAAGTAAAAACGTAATAGAAAAGCATAAAGGTACTATTTCAGCGAAAAGCTCCAATAATGGTGCGGTGTTTAAGGTTGTCCTCAGAGTAGTGTGA
- a CDS encoding response regulator transcription factor translates to MADKKLIYIADDEVNICNIIKSFLMKEGYEVETFNDGRSILDSFNKKPADMLVIDVMMPELDGFSLCSAIRQKNSVPIIIVSAKDTEPDKIAGLTLGSDDYLTKPFSPMELMARIKSIFRRIELDKTKDIQTEKLILADVEINSDLKQAEVRGKNIGLTGMEFALLHYLAQNKNKAVSRGELLDKVWGFESEVETRATDDMVKRIRKKLADSRSSLKIETVWGFGFKVEEKD, encoded by the coding sequence ATGGCTGATAAAAAGCTTATATATATAGCAGATGACGAAGTTAATATTTGTAACATAATTAAATCCTTCTTAATGAAAGAAGGTTATGAAGTCGAGACCTTTAATGATGGGCGTTCTATACTGGATTCGTTCAATAAAAAACCTGCAGACATGCTTGTTATTGATGTAATGATGCCTGAATTAGACGGCTTTTCTCTATGTTCTGCTATAAGACAAAAAAACTCTGTGCCGATAATAATTGTTTCTGCCAAAGATACCGAGCCGGATAAAATTGCCGGACTTACCTTAGGAAGTGACGATTATCTGACAAAGCCCTTTAGCCCTATGGAACTTATGGCAAGGATAAAAAGTATTTTCCGAAGAATCGAGCTTGACAAAACAAAGGATATACAAACAGAAAAATTAATTTTGGCTGACGTTGAAATCAACAGCGATTTGAAGCAGGCGGAAGTCAGGGGAAAAAACATAGGGCTCACAGGAATGGAATTTGCCCTTCTTCATTATTTAGCCCAAAACAAAAACAAAGCCGTAAGCAGAGGCGAGCTTTTAGATAAGGTCTGGGGCTTTGAAAGCGAAGTGGAAACTAGGGCAACAGACGATATGGTAAAAAGAATTCGCAAGAAGCTGGCAGATAGCAGGTCCAGCTTAAAAATAGAGACTGTATGGGGTTTTGGTTTCAAAGTTGAAGAAAAGGATTGA
- a CDS encoding ABC transporter ATP-binding protein, with the protein MFEFIDVEFKGILDLPELTIEGGKITSLIGESGSGKSTVLRLLNKLISPTKGKILYKGMDLGSINSVVHRRKVTMLSQKSVVFEGSIRDNLSIGLRFQELEQPTDANCNNILQRVKLEKDLDSPANILSGGEKQRLAIGRVLLLNPDVYLLDEPSSALDDATEEAIIQMIAQESASKNKTIVMVTHSKAVAEKYSHTIIEISRGRIKGRFDNGRNN; encoded by the coding sequence ATGTTCGAATTTATTGATGTTGAATTCAAAGGTATATTGGATTTGCCTGAACTAACAATTGAAGGTGGCAAAATTACAAGCCTTATCGGTGAGAGCGGCAGCGGAAAATCAACGGTTCTGAGGCTTCTTAATAAACTTATCTCCCCTACAAAGGGAAAGATATTATATAAAGGGATGGATCTTGGAAGCATTAATTCCGTTGTCCACCGAAGGAAGGTCACTATGCTGTCTCAAAAGTCCGTTGTTTTTGAGGGAAGCATCAGGGATAATCTTTCTATAGGGCTCAGGTTTCAGGAATTAGAACAGCCGACAGATGCCAACTGTAATAATATATTGCAGAGAGTTAAGCTTGAGAAGGATCTCGACAGTCCCGCCAACATCCTTTCTGGAGGAGAAAAACAGAGGCTTGCCATTGGAAGGGTGCTGCTATTAAATCCGGATGTATATCTTTTGGATGAACCTTCATCAGCACTGGATGATGCAACAGAGGAAGCGATTATACAAATGATAGCACAAGAATCGGCCAGCAAGAATAAGACTATCGTAATGGTCACCCATTCAAAAGCAGTTGCTGAAAAATATTCCCATACCATTATTGAAATATCAAGGGGCAGGATTAAGGGGAGGTTTGATAATGGGCGGAATAATTAA
- a CDS encoding energy-coupling factor ABC transporter permease, whose translation MHMADALISPLVGGAMVAATTGATAYSIKKVQNDMDEKKIPLMGVMGAFIFAVQMINFSIPGTGSSGHLGGGLLLAIMLGPYGGFLTMASILLIQALLFGDGGLLAYGCNVFNLGFYTCFIAYPLIYKAFVKKRVSPGTIMAGSLVSSIVGLQFGALSVVFQTFLSGKTELPIGTFIMFMQPIHLAIGIIEGVVTAAVVTFIWNSRPEILDKAASGEKLGEVPIKRTLIGLGAAVLIVGGILSWFASANPDGLEWSMLKTFGKTEIETNSDIHKIMSQVQSKTAQLPDYGFKSDDSVNTDKNENESSQASEAWPAVNTGTSFSGIIGGAVTLGVVVLAGGIISIIKRRKLNYKSRI comes from the coding sequence ATGCATATGGCTGATGCATTGATTTCACCCCTGGTAGGTGGAGCTATGGTGGCGGCAACAACTGGAGCAACAGCTTATTCAATTAAAAAAGTACAGAACGATATGGATGAAAAGAAGATTCCATTAATGGGAGTAATGGGGGCTTTTATTTTTGCCGTTCAAATGATTAATTTTTCCATACCTGGAACCGGTTCGAGCGGGCATCTAGGAGGGGGACTGCTTTTGGCAATAATGCTTGGTCCTTATGGAGGATTTCTTACAATGGCTTCCATACTATTGATTCAGGCTCTTCTTTTTGGTGATGGAGGACTTCTGGCATATGGATGTAATGTATTCAACCTGGGTTTCTATACATGCTTTATTGCTTATCCTTTAATCTATAAGGCTTTTGTGAAGAAGAGGGTTAGCCCTGGGACCATAATGGCAGGTTCACTGGTATCATCAATAGTGGGATTGCAATTTGGGGCCTTAAGCGTTGTGTTCCAGACATTTTTATCGGGTAAGACAGAACTGCCTATAGGAACGTTCATCATGTTTATGCAGCCCATCCACCTGGCAATCGGAATAATTGAAGGGGTTGTTACCGCTGCTGTTGTGACATTTATTTGGAATTCCAGGCCGGAGATTTTAGATAAAGCAGCTTCAGGTGAAAAACTTGGTGAAGTACCCATAAAGAGAACATTGATTGGGCTTGGTGCTGCAGTTCTGATTGTTGGAGGAATTCTTTCGTGGTTTGCCTCAGCAAACCCGGACGGTCTTGAATGGTCTATGCTTAAAACTTTCGGTAAAACTGAAATTGAGACAAACAGTGATATCCATAAAATCATGTCTCAGGTGCAAAGTAAAACAGCACAATTACCCGATTATGGGTTTAAATCAGATGATAGTGTAAATACAGATAAAAATGAAAATGAATCTTCACAGGCCAGCGAGGCCTGGCCAGCAGTAAATACAGGAACCAGTTTTTCCGGTATAATTGGTGGTGCTGTGACCCTGGGGGTTGTAGTGCTTGCAGGAGGCATTATAAGTATCATAAAAAGAAGAAAATTAAATTATAAATCAAGGATTTGA